The DNA sequence GCCGTGCGGTCCAGGAGCGAGCCCGGGTGGTCGACGCGGACGTTGACCGGCTCGAGCACCAACGTGATGCCCGAACCCTCGATCTGCGCGATCGCCTTCTGGTAGATCTCGATGAGCTTGTCCAGCTGCACCTGGCGCTTCCACCCGCCGAACCCCGTGCCGCTGCCGACCACGATGCGCGGGCAGCCGAGGTCCTGGGCGATCGCGACGCCCTCGTCGAGCTTGCGGAAGAACTCCGAGTGGTCCCACGGCGGGATCATGAACTGCGTGCGGGGCTCGGAGAGCTGGGCGGTCAGCTGGGTGCCGGTCTCCTCCAGCGCCGCCTTGAGCGCGGGCAGGTCCTTCGGCGTCGACGGCGCGTCCACGCCGGTCGGCCCCCACATCTCGACGGCGTCGAAACCGTCCGCCGCCGCGGCGCGCACCCGATCGTGGTAGTCGCCCGCTTCCGTGTAAAGCAGTTCGATGTTGGGTGAGAGCTGATACATCGGGAGGTTCTTTCCTTCGCACGTGGATGTCGTCGATGACAGTTCCATCATGCGCCACTTATGCTTGATTTGTGCATAAGGGGTTGTGATGCCGGGCATCACGGATCCCGAGGAGCATCCGCGGCATCGCTCGCGCGGATGGCCCTCGAGTGCTGAATCCACGCAGTGGATAGGATGAAGCGGATTCGACGCTGGAAGGATCACACGGACGTGACCGACTACCCGCTGCTGTCCCGGCTCGATCTGAATCTGCTCGTCGCCCTGGACGCTCTCCTCACGGAGCGCTCGGTGACGCGCGCCGCCGAGCGCCTCCACTTGAGTCAACCCGCGCTCAGCGCCTCGCTGGCACGGCTGCGGAACCACTTCAACGACCCGATCCTCGCGCGCCGCGGCAATGCGTACGAGCTCACCCCCTTGGCGCTCCGGCTGTCCGAGCACACCACGATCGCCCTGGATGCCGCGCGCCGGGTCTTCGAGAGCCAGGCGACCTGGACCCCGCGGGAATCCACCCGGGAATTCTCGATCTACGGCTCGGACTACGGCTTCGCGACGATCGGCGCCGCCGTGTCACGGCTGGCGGCGCGCGAGGCGCCCGGTGTGCGCTTCCGCTTCATGCTGCACAACACCCCGATCGTCGACGACGCCGCCAACAGCCTGCGCTCGGTCGACGCGATGGTGATCCCGCACGGCCACATCAGCGACCTGCCGTACGAGGACCTCTGGCGGGACCGCTGGGTGGTCGTCGCCGACGAGGCGAACGAGCTCGTCGCGAACGGCCTCACGATGCGGATGCTGGGCGAATCGCCCTGGGTGTTCACCTACCGCTCGCGATCGGCGTTCACCTCGGCGAGCCGACAGCTGCAGATGCTCGGCCTCGAGCCGCGCGTCGATGTCGTGGTGGAGAGCTTCCTCGCGCTCGGACATTTCATCGAGGGGACCGACCGGCTCGGCCTGGTTCAGGCCGCCCTCGCCCCCGACGTCGCCCGCTCCGGCGGCATCCGCATTCTCGAGGCGCCCTTCGACGCCACACCTACGGCCAACGCCCTGTGGTGGCACCCCGTGCACGACCGCGATCCCGAGCATGCCTGGATGCGGCGACTTTTCCTCGAGGCATCGCACGAGGTGCAGGCCACGGTGGCCGGAGGCGACCGCTACATCGAGCCCCTCGCGGAGTTCGATGCGGCGATCGCCCCCTGACCGTCAGCCCTTGAGCCCTCCGGCGAAGCCCTGGATGAACTGCTTCTGCGCGAACATGTAGAACGCCAGGATCGGGATCATCGAGATGATCACGACGGCGAAGATCTTGTTCCACGCCGACAGCAGACCACCGACGTAGGTGTACATCGCGACAGGCAGGGTCTGCGTCGTCGATCCTCCGAGGAAGATCAGCGAGTTGAAGAAGTCGTTCCAGACGATGAGCCCCGCCAGGATCGCGACGGTTCCCGTCGCGGGAGCCATGAGCGGCAGCACGACGCGGAAGAACGCCTGCGTGGGTGATGCCCCGTCGATCACGGCCGCCTCTTCGTACTCGGTCGACAGGCCGCGGAAGAAGCTGGCGTAGAGGAAGACCGACAGCGGCAGCAGGATGCCGATCCACAGCAGGATCATGCCGATCGCATTGCCGGTCAATCCGACACTGCGGGCGCCGATGTAGAGCGGGACGGTACCCAGCTGCGCCGGCAGGATGATCGCGATCAGCACGAGGTAGAAGGTCACCGTGGTCCAGCGGCGCGTGCGCCGCGCGATCACGTAGGCCGCGATCGAGCCGAACAGCACCAGGCCGAACACCGCACCGGCGGTGATGATGACGCTGTTGAAGATGCTCATCGGGATGCTGTTGCGGCCCGTCGTGGTGAGGACCTCGACGAAGTTGCTGAAGTCGAGCGACGACGGCGGGGTGATCGCACTCGTGGTCAGGGTCTCCTCGTTCGTCTTGAGCGAGGTGACGATCAGGATGTAGAACGGCAGGAGCCCGAAGAGCGTGATGATCCAGATGAGGACTTCTCGGACGGCGGTGGCCTTCGTGTAGCGGAACATGGGTCAGACCCTTCTGGCGTCGCGGTCGCGGGTGACGTACTGCTGCAGGATGGCGAACGCCAGGATGATGACGGTCAGGACCAGGGCGAGTGCCGACCCGAAGCCGAACTGCCCGAGCGAGAACGCCTGCTTGTAGACCTCCGTCGCGAGCGTCTCGGTGGCGCCGGCCGGCCCGCCGCCGGTGAGGGCGAGGATCTGGTCGAAGATCCTCAGCCCCTGGATGATCCCGAGGGTAATCGCGATCGCGATCGAGGGCCGGATCGCGGGCACGGTGACGTGCCAGAACCTGCCCCAGATCCCGGCTCCATCCAGCGCCGCGGCTTCTTCGACCTCGACCGGGACGGACGCGAGGCCCGCCAGGTAGATCACCATCGTGAAGCCGGTCTGCTGCCAGACCACGGTGATGAGGATCGCCCAGATCGACCACGTCGGGTCGGCGAGCCACACCTTCTGGAGATCCTCCAGGCCGATCGCAGCGAGGAAGCCGTTGAGCGGACCGTTGAACTGGAAGATGAACTTCCAGACGTAGGCGACTGCCAGCGGGCTGAGCACGACGGGCATGAACAGCAGCGTGCGCAGGATGTAGCGGGTCTTCAGGGTCCGGTTGATCGCGAGCGCGAACAGCAGGCCGACCACGTTCGTCAGGATCACGGAGCCGAACGCCAGGAACAGGGTGTTCCACACCGCGCCCAGCAGCTGCGGGTCGTTGAAGATCTTCACGAAATTGTCGAGGCCGATGAACTCCCAGTCCCCCAGACCGGTCCAGTTCGTGAAGGCGAAGAAGCCACCGGTGAGGGTGGCGGCGTAGTGGACGCCGATCACGAGCACGATCGCCGGCAGCGCCCACCACCAGTGGCCGTAGCTGATCAACGGCTTCTTCTTGCTCGGCGGCGGAGGTGTGCGCCGAGCACGAGGGGGCACGGTGAGGGTGCGAGTACTGTTCTCGTCGATCGTCACTGTCATCTCTCTGACCTCGTCGTCATGCACTCCGGCACGGAGCGCCACGAGACCCATGATCACACGCTTGCGTCGAAATGACACATTAGTTCTAGCGATATCCGCTATAAGTGCCGACGCTGACAGGATGCCGACGTGAGCACCTCCGGCGGCGAAGACGAAAGCGGTCACTGGGAGTCGTTGTGGAGCGACTTCGTCACCCCTCCGGACGACGCACGGCCCCGTGCGTGGTGGCACTGGATGGACGGCAACATCGATCCTGTCGGCATTCGTCGCGACCTGGAGTGGCTGCAGGCGAGCGGGGTGCGCGGCGTGCAGCTCTTCGACGGCGGCATGGGCGTTCCTCTCGTCGTCCCCCGAGCGGTCCGTCCCGGCTCGACGGAGTGGACGCAAGCGATCGACACCGCCGTCCACACCGCCGCGGAGCTGGGCCTCGAACTCGCCGTCGCAACCTCCTCGGGGTGGAGTGCCGCCGGCGGACCGTGGGTTGCACCGGCGGATGCGATGAAGAAGGTGGTCTGGTCGGAAACGGTGGTCGGCGGCGGCCGCGGCGTGGAGAGAGAACTGGCGCCCCTACCCGCGGTGGCGGGGCTGTACCAGGACAGCCCACGCGACGGCGGCGCGCAGGCCTCCGCTTTCGCGGTCGACACGGCGGTGCTGGCGCTCCCCCACACGGCGGATGCCGATCCCCTGCGCCCCGCCGAGGTGTCGGCATCCGCCCCGCTCGAGACATGGGACGCGATCCTCGACGGCTCCTTCACCGCGACCGTTGCTCTTCCCCGTGATCCGGACGGATGGTCGACGGCCTGGATCGAGCAGCGTTTCGATGATCCGGTGACCGTCCGCTCGGTCACCGTCGGGCTTCCCGGGCCGCGCGGATTCGGCGCCGCTCCGCCCGCGGAGGCCGTACTCCAGGTCAGCGACAACGGTGCGTCATATCGCGACGTCGTGCGACTGGAAACCACGACCGTTCCGGCACGCACCGCGAGCTTCGCCCCGGTGACCGGTCGACGATTCCGGCTCCTCCTCGGCGGCGGCAGCGCGGCCGACGCCCTCCCCCATACCTCTCCCGGTGTGCGCCTGCCTCCCGTCCTGCGCCGATCGCGCCACTTCCAGGTTTCCGAGTTCGCCTTGCGCACCGATGCGCGGGTGCACCACGCCGAGGTGAAAGCCGGGTTCGGGGTCGTGCCCGACTACTACGCCGTGGACGGCGACCAGGACGCCGGCGCGATCAGCGTCGATCAGGTGATCGACGTGACCCCCCACGTGCAGGAGGGCGTGCTGCGATGGGATGCTCCGCCCGGTGACTGGCTGATCCTGAGGATCGGCGCGTCTCTGACCGGGCAGACGAACGGACCGGCGCCGGCGGATTCGACAGGCCTGGAGGTCGACAAGCTCGACGGCCGTCGGGTGGCCCGCTACCTCAGCGAGCATCTGATCCGGTTCGGCGGGACGGATGCCGCTCCCGCACGTTTCGCTGCGCTCCTCAGCGACAGCATCGAGGCCGGCCCGCAGAACTGGACCGACGACCTTCTTGCGTGCTTCGAACGGTCCCGGGGCTACGACCCGCGGCCGTGGTTGCCCGCGCTGACCGGGCGACTCGTCGGCAGCGCGTCCGCATCGGATCGGTTCCTCTACGACTATCGCCGCACGCTCTCGGAGCTTCTCGCATCGGAGTACTACGGCACGCTGGGTGCGCAGGCGCGACTCCGGGGGATGACCTATTACGCCGAGGCCCTGGAGGATGCACGGCCGAGCCTCGGCGACGACCTCGCGATGCGCGCCGCGGCCGACGTGCCGATGGGCGCGATGTGGACCTTCGACCCGGCCGACGGGCCACAGCCCACCTATGTGGCTGATCTGAAGGGCGCGGCATCCGTCGCCCATGTGCACGGCAAGCGCTGGGTCGGCAGTGAGGCGTTCACCTCGTTCGACAATCCGTGGTCGTGGACCCCGCGCATGCTCAAGCATGTGGCCGACCTCCAGCTCTCGCTCGGTGTCACCCGGTTCTGCATCCACACCTCGCCCCACCAGCCGATCGCGGCACCGCCGCCCGGGATCTCGCTCGCCCCCTTCCTCGGGCAGGCCTTCGCGGTGAACGAGACGTGGGCCTCGATGACCCGTCCGTGGATCGACTACCTCGCGCGGTGCAGCGCCGTTCTGAGCTCCGGCGAGCCGGCCGTCGACATCGCCGTGTTCGTCGGGGAGGAGGCTCCGGTGACCGGGCTGTTCGCCGACGCCATTGACGACACGGTGCCGGACGGGTTCGACGCGGACTACATCGGCGCCGACGCGCTGGCGCGCATCCTCCGCGTCCAGGACGGCGACCTCCTCTCTCACGGTGCCCGCTATCGACTGCTGCACCTCGGCGGATCATCGCGACGCATGACCCTGCGCACCCTCGCCGCGGTCGAGAGACTCGTGGATGCCGGTGCGGTGGTGTCCGGCATCCGACCGGTCTCCTCCCCCTCGCTCGCGGACGATCCTGAGGAATTCGAGGCGGCGTGCGAGCGGCTCTGGGGCTCCGGACGGATTCTGGAGGCGGATCTCCGCGCGGCGATCGCGCACGCAGACCTGCGACCGCGCCTGCACGTGGCGGGGGCGCCTGTCCGCCGCATCTCGCGACTGGTCGGTGGCGCGCTCGTGACGTTCCTGGCCAATCCGAGAGCTGAGGACGTGAGTGTCGTGATCTCTCCCTCGACGTCGGGACCCTGGCGTGCGTGGGACCCCGTTCAGCTGCGGTCGTTCGCGCTCGAAGCGGGCGACAACGGCTTCCGAGTCGAGCTGCCGGCGTTCGGGTCCCTGTTCGTGATGCCGGGTACGGCCGCGCTGCCACCGGCTGCCACGGAGGTGATCCGGCTCGCCGGACCGTGGACGGTGAGGGTGGGGGCGGATGAGTTCTCCACCGCCCCGGATCCTGTGCTCTGGACCGATCAGGGGGCATCGGGGTTCTCCGGCGTCGGCGTGTACCGCCACTCATTCACGCTCGCCCAAGATGTTCCGGACGCCGAGATCACCCTCGAGCTCGGCGCGCTGAGGGACATCGCGCGGGTGCGCGTCAACGGGCAGGATTGCGGCGTCGTGTGGACGGCGCCGTTCGTGTGCGATGTCTCCTCGGCCGTGGTCGCCGGCCGCAACGAGCTCGAAGTGCACGTCGCGACGCCGTGGCGCAACCGGCTGATCGCGGAGGCACGCGACCCGAGCGGCGAGCTCTTCGCGCCGATGACGGAAGTGTTCGAACCGAGTGCCACGCCGCTGCCCGCGGGCCTGACCGGTCCCGCGTTCCTGCGCGTCCGGCGGTGAGTCACGCGGATCACTCACCCTATTGCCGCACATAAGCGACTGTTATGTCGGAATGATGCAAATGGTGTCACAGTGGATCTGCGGCCCCCGAGCCGCGAGTCAGCTGCACCGCTGACGACAATGACGTCACGAAAGGTTCGATATGTCACAGCTCTCCACCCGTCGGCTCCGCTGGGCGCTCCTCGCGATCCCGGCCGCCGGTGCCCTGGTCCTCGCCGGCTGTTCCGGCTCGGCCGACAACGGCGGCGGCAGCTCCGAAGACCCCAGCACGACCGGGTTCTCGGTCATGGTCGCGCAGGCCAACGACGCCGACGATTTCTACGCGCAGATCCTGCAGAAGTACTCGGACGAGACCGGCGTCGAGGTCGAGGTGATCCCCTACCCCTCCGACGCCTACAACACGCAGGTCACGACGCAGCTCCAGGCC is a window from the Microbacterium lacus genome containing:
- a CDS encoding TIM barrel protein; the encoded protein is MYQLSPNIELLYTEAGDYHDRVRAAAADGFDAVEMWGPTGVDAPSTPKDLPALKAALEETGTQLTAQLSEPRTQFMIPPWDHSEFFRKLDEGVAIAQDLGCPRIVVGSGTGFGGWKRQVQLDKLIEIYQKAIAQIEGSGITLVLEPVNVRVDHPGSLLDRTAEGVYVARGVDSPFFGVLYDIYHSAVEGEDMAAELANAGDIVKYVQLADAPGRGEPGTGDLDWPATLATLRASGYDGPIGLEYYPRAASAESVRYIREVAAGA
- a CDS encoding LysR family transcriptional regulator, which produces MTDYPLLSRLDLNLLVALDALLTERSVTRAAERLHLSQPALSASLARLRNHFNDPILARRGNAYELTPLALRLSEHTTIALDAARRVFESQATWTPRESTREFSIYGSDYGFATIGAAVSRLAAREAPGVRFRFMLHNTPIVDDAANSLRSVDAMVIPHGHISDLPYEDLWRDRWVVVADEANELVANGLTMRMLGESPWVFTYRSRSAFTSASRQLQMLGLEPRVDVVVESFLALGHFIEGTDRLGLVQAALAPDVARSGGIRILEAPFDATPTANALWWHPVHDRDPEHAWMRRLFLEASHEVQATVAGGDRYIEPLAEFDAAIAP
- a CDS encoding carbohydrate ABC transporter permease, translating into MFRYTKATAVREVLIWIITLFGLLPFYILIVTSLKTNEETLTTSAITPPSSLDFSNFVEVLTTTGRNSIPMSIFNSVIITAGAVFGLVLFGSIAAYVIARRTRRWTTVTFYLVLIAIILPAQLGTVPLYIGARSVGLTGNAIGMILLWIGILLPLSVFLYASFFRGLSTEYEEAAVIDGASPTQAFFRVVLPLMAPATGTVAILAGLIVWNDFFNSLIFLGGSTTQTLPVAMYTYVGGLLSAWNKIFAVVIISMIPILAFYMFAQKQFIQGFAGGLKG
- a CDS encoding sugar ABC transporter permease, with protein sequence MTVTIDENSTRTLTVPPRARRTPPPPSKKKPLISYGHWWWALPAIVLVIGVHYAATLTGGFFAFTNWTGLGDWEFIGLDNFVKIFNDPQLLGAVWNTLFLAFGSVILTNVVGLLFALAINRTLKTRYILRTLLFMPVVLSPLAVAYVWKFIFQFNGPLNGFLAAIGLEDLQKVWLADPTWSIWAILITVVWQQTGFTMVIYLAGLASVPVEVEEAAALDGAGIWGRFWHVTVPAIRPSIAIAITLGIIQGLRIFDQILALTGGGPAGATETLATEVYKQAFSLGQFGFGSALALVLTVIILAFAILQQYVTRDRDARRV
- a CDS encoding glycosyl hydrolase is translated as MSTSGGEDESGHWESLWSDFVTPPDDARPRAWWHWMDGNIDPVGIRRDLEWLQASGVRGVQLFDGGMGVPLVVPRAVRPGSTEWTQAIDTAVHTAAELGLELAVATSSGWSAAGGPWVAPADAMKKVVWSETVVGGGRGVERELAPLPAVAGLYQDSPRDGGAQASAFAVDTAVLALPHTADADPLRPAEVSASAPLETWDAILDGSFTATVALPRDPDGWSTAWIEQRFDDPVTVRSVTVGLPGPRGFGAAPPAEAVLQVSDNGASYRDVVRLETTTVPARTASFAPVTGRRFRLLLGGGSAADALPHTSPGVRLPPVLRRSRHFQVSEFALRTDARVHHAEVKAGFGVVPDYYAVDGDQDAGAISVDQVIDVTPHVQEGVLRWDAPPGDWLILRIGASLTGQTNGPAPADSTGLEVDKLDGRRVARYLSEHLIRFGGTDAAPARFAALLSDSIEAGPQNWTDDLLACFERSRGYDPRPWLPALTGRLVGSASASDRFLYDYRRTLSELLASEYYGTLGAQARLRGMTYYAEALEDARPSLGDDLAMRAAADVPMGAMWTFDPADGPQPTYVADLKGAASVAHVHGKRWVGSEAFTSFDNPWSWTPRMLKHVADLQLSLGVTRFCIHTSPHQPIAAPPPGISLAPFLGQAFAVNETWASMTRPWIDYLARCSAVLSSGEPAVDIAVFVGEEAPVTGLFADAIDDTVPDGFDADYIGADALARILRVQDGDLLSHGARYRLLHLGGSSRRMTLRTLAAVERLVDAGAVVSGIRPVSSPSLADDPEEFEAACERLWGSGRILEADLRAAIAHADLRPRLHVAGAPVRRISRLVGGALVTFLANPRAEDVSVVISPSTSGPWRAWDPVQLRSFALEAGDNGFRVELPAFGSLFVMPGTAALPPAATEVIRLAGPWTVRVGADEFSTAPDPVLWTDQGASGFSGVGVYRHSFTLAQDVPDAEITLELGALRDIARVRVNGQDCGVVWTAPFVCDVSSAVVAGRNELEVHVATPWRNRLIAEARDPSGELFAPMTEVFEPSATPLPAGLTGPAFLRVRR